The following proteins come from a genomic window of Dreissena polymorpha isolate Duluth1 chromosome 1, UMN_Dpol_1.0, whole genome shotgun sequence:
- the LOC127835049 gene encoding uncharacterized protein LOC127835049 yields the protein MSQVSDFSHQALVQHGQELISTLPTLVRPHRSVTLARPRKAPIRRQPTGDKRRSTIVRFKSCALEHPLYTSTATVNHTELLTKGPGRRPDTTISLPTSGTQSDLRNKIIELYPILHTIPFELMVGQARCKLELIPMEKSLQQIKADNKSCGFVRLWVLPDYHIGPQIIDPTPAASMPAVNANAVFVCARVIFHISFS from the coding sequence ATGAGTCAGGTGTCTGACTTCAGCCATCAGGCCTTGGTTCAACATGGACAAGAGCTTATATCTACGCTTCCCACTCTAGTGAGACCTCACAGATCTGTGACACTCGCACGACCAAGGAAGGCCCCGATCCGACGACAACCCACAGGTGACAAACGAAGATCCACCATTGTGAGGTTCAAGTCCTGTGCGCTTGAGCACCCTCTCTACACATCAACAGCAACGGTGAATCACACAGAGTTGTTAACCAAAGGTCCGGGTAGGCGACCGGACACCACCATCTCCCTTCCGACTAGTGGGACACAGTCTGACCTGAGAAACAAGATCATTGAGTTGTATCCTATTCTCCACACTATACCTTTTGAGTTGATGGTGGGTCAGGCAAGATGCAAGTTGGAGTTGATTCCGATGGAAAAGTCTCTTCAACAGATTAAAGCTGATAACAAATCATGTGGCTTTGTGAGACTCTGGGTCCTACCCGACTACCACATTGGTCCCCAGATAATTGACCCTACACCAGCCGCCTCAATGCCAGCCGTCAATGCCAACGCGGTGTTTGTTTGCGCGcgcgtgatatttcatatttcgtTCTCATAA